The window CGGCTCCGGCCACCTCATTTGCCCCACTTCGGAAAGCGGCACCATGTCCAAAATCTCGCTTCTCACACTGTTGTCCTTGGCACTGTTCGCCTTCACAGGCTGCCAGCCCTCCAGTGCCCCAGACAACGCTGCCACCACGGAAACCAGCGACAGCCACGACGATCACGATCATGACGGCCACGAGGGTCACGACCATGACGGGCACGATCATGAGGGTCATGATCACGAAGGCCATGACCACGCCGCTCACGGCAACGAGACCATTGACGCGGCCGCCGCTGGACTGAGCACCGACGCATTGGTTCATCTCGAAAAAGCCAACGCGCCCAAAACGCTCGCCGACGCGATCAAGAAACTGACCAGCATGCAGTCGACCATTGCAGGCGGCTTTGCTGATGACGACGTTGATTCGATCCACAACGAATTGCACGAGATCGGAACGCTGCTCGAACAAACCGAAACGCTGGCAAAAGAGAGCGATCTGGGCGACGAGAAAAAGAAACAAGCACTCGCCGCGATTGACACTCTTTTCGATGCATTCGGCTCGGTCGATGCCAAACTACATGGTGACGAAGGTGCCGACTTCAGCGAAGTAAGTGGCGACATCGAAGACGCAATCAAAGTGCTCGGAGGCCTGAAATGATATCTCGCCTGAAATGCCTCGCACTCGGCACCGCTTGCTTCGCATTCGCGGTCGGCTGCGAACCCGGCACGAACGAAACCGCATCAACGGACGCCGATCCGACGGTGATCCTCAATGAAGCTCCGTCCGACCCGTTGTCGCTGACCGAAGTCAAAGAGCAGTTCACGGACGAGGAAGCGGAAGCTCCCAACGAAATCACTTTAGTCGGCAAAGTCGACGCGGGTGAATTCGAAGCCTTTGAACCGAACTCAGCCACGTTCATGCTCAGCGAACTGCCCGACGAAGATCACACGGGCGGCGATCCTGATCACGCGGACAACTGCCCGTTCTGCAAACGCCGACTCGCCAACGCGCCGAAAGCCGTTGTGAAATTGGTCGACGAATCTGGAACCGTTCGAGCAACCCGAGCGGACAAGTTGGCCGGTCTCTCCAAAGGGGACGTGGTCACCGTTTCGGGAACGGTCAGCTACGACGAAGGCGTGAATCTGATCACTATCCAGTCGCAGAAGATTCACATTCGCTAGCGGATTCGGCCTACCCCGCCGCCAGAATGGACATAAACCCCGCTAAAAATAGCTCTTTTCAATTTTTCTGTGAAAACTGAAGACTAGAACCCCACCACAACCAACGGGAATCTGTTATAGTCCCCCTCGTGGTGGTATAGCTCACGCACTCGGCGCGGGAAACATCACGGTTTACACGAAGGAATTAGAAGAATGGCAGAAGGTACAATCAAACGGCTCACCGACAAAGGCTTCGGTTTCATCGACACTGGAGGGCCGAAAGACTTGTTCTTCCACTGCACGAATGTCGAAGGCGCGAGTTACGACGAACTGCAAGAAGGTCAAAAAGTCACTTACACTGAAGGTCGCGGTCCCAAAGGACCTTGTGCCGAAAACGTGACTCCTGCCTGAACGGCTTGATCTCGAAGATAAAATTGACACCGCCATTGAGACCCTTGATGGCGGTTTTTTAATGCGCTGACGCAAACGCGAGTGGCCCAGCAAACAAGTGGCCCAGCAAACAAGACTCTCACCCAGCATTGCTCAAACCAGCCAATCGCAACTCGCCTCTGCCCAATACAGATTGGCGTTTCGCTACTGCGACAAATCCAATTTGCTACCGCCAGACGATTCGCCACGATTCGCCTGCTGACCGTAACCTTGAGCGGCTCGTCGCGAACCATCGTTCTGCTGCAACTGAGCCGCAACTTCATCACGGCTGCTGGTCAGCATCTCTTCGCTCGCCTGCTCACGAGCCATCAATTCGCGGTGCATTTCATCGCACTTCGCGTTTCGTTGCCGATGTTCCTCCGACACACGATGCGTCTCGCCCAATCGGGCCCGCTCGGTTTTTAGCTGCTCCGACGCCTGCACCAATTGCTCCACCGCACGCTGCTTCTGACTCAGCACTCGCATCAGCTCGTTCATGTGCCCGTCCGAAATCGCGGCCTCCTGTTGAAACGTTAATTCCAACAGCAACTGCAACAATTCGAATCGACGATCGATGATCGCTTCCATGTTCTCGTTCCCATCCATTGATGAATCGATGCTCGCGTCGCGGCCCCAATCAGAACGGACCACCGGCATACACGCTTGAGCGACCCGCAGTATCCACCCGGCGACTGTCGCACGTCAACGCAACCTTCCATCACACAATCGTGACGCTTCGTCACGGCGCCGTTTGATTGGTCAGCTGTGCCCCTTGGTCGAGCCTTTCGACCATCCAGGCCAAGTAGCGTTCCCAACCAGCACGATCATACCGCGTGACCATGTCAAATTCGTCGTCCCATTGGGCTCCGATTCTTCCGAGCACCACGTTTGCCTGCCGGATCAACAGATCCGCTTCGCGAACTCGACCGATCTTTCGCATCATCTGCGACTGCCCCAAGAAAGCTTCCAAGGAGGCTGGCTCGTTCATGTACCGCAATGCCATGTCACGATAAGCGTCCGCCGCTTCTGCGAACCGCCCCATGTCACGAAGCGTGTCCGCTTGACCGATCAACGAATTGCGAAGCAGTGCGCGCTGCTTGTCACTCAAATCACTGTCACGTTGTTGGTTCTGCAAAAAATTGGACAGCATCGCGAATTGATCCAACGCCGCCTGCCGACCCGCGTTCGCTTTCTGGCTCAACCCACGACGAGCCGTGTCCTGGAGCTCCGTTGACTCCAGCTCGACCTCCGGTAATTCCGCCGTCAACAAATGCCCACGGGCCAATGAGTACGCGGCGGTTTGTGTTCGGGGCATGGGCCAATATCGCTTCACCGCTTCATCCAATCGTCGCATCGCCAGTTGCAATGTCGGACGAGTCGAACGCAACGCTTCCACACGCTCGTTCCACTTCAACTCGCGTGACTTCAGTGTCTGTGACAAACTTTCCGCGAACAACATCTCGCCCAACGTCAGCAACGAGTCTCGCCAAGCCGGACTTTGCGGAGTCAACTGACCATCACTGAGATTGTCCTCCAACCATTCGCGAGCTCGCTCGCGATCGCCCAGATCCGCCGCCGCTTGAGCAGCCAACAGTCGAGCGTCATAACGCATCGGATCGCGGTCGTATTCGATGATGCATGTCTGCAACGAATCGATCGCCCCTTTCGCATTTCCGTCTGCAAGCAAAGCCCGCCCGTGCGCCACCAAAGCTCGCGGAATTCGACCGCGTTCTTCGTATCGAAGGTAATCCTCCAGCAAAATCGCACTGCGTGAAAAGTGGCGGCCTTTCTGATACGACTCGATCGCCAGCCAAAGCGTCGGCACGTATTCCTCAGTGTCAAATTGTTCCTTCGCGGCCGCCGCAAACGCGTCTCCCGCACCGCGGAACTGCTCCCGCGCCAAGACGGATGCATCTCTGGACAACTCGCCTCCTGGACCCAACCCAGCCGCCAACGTTGCTTCGCCCCAATCTCGGTAAGCGATCCCGGCTTGGCTGTGTGAACTCGCCACACCCAACACCGGAGACGTGACCGTGGCGGTTTCGACCGCGGGCGCAAATTGGCCAGCACCACGCAGCATCGCGATGGCGTCAATGATTCTTTGCTTGACGTTCTCTCGAACGATTTCGGGGAAATCCAAAAACTGACTCTGGCCAATTTCTCGCACCAAATAACGAGATGTTTGGGCCACGTCTTCGCCCATACCTCGACTGGCCAGCAACTCGATTTCTGATATACCGCCTTCCAAACCACGATCATCAAACGGTCGCTGCTGCCTCGCTTGAGTCAGGCGGGCCAACGCCAGATCGGGATCGTTAAGCAGCAAATACGATTGAGCGACCAACAAACGAGCACTGCCCGCAACCTTGGGATCCGCTTCGCGTTGCAATTGGTCCAGCACCTTGATGACGTCATTCAGCTCGGCTTTCGTTTCTGGTGGCAGCTCACGTCCGGCGACGATCGGAACGCCGGCGATCAACTGTGCCGAAATCGACGGTGGCAACGCTTCAATCACGCGACCAACTCGTGCCAACCCACGTTGCAAACTCAACTGGTCACGAAGCTGCAATGCCCATGGCATTTGAGACGTCACTTCGCTAGAGATGTCTTCCTCGACCCGAGCGATCACGGGGAGCGAATCGTCATACCGCTTCAACTGATTCAACAACTCGATTCGCAGGATCTCTGCTTCGCTTCGGCGTCGTGCGTCCAAACTCGACTCTTCCAAGTGAGCCACAATCGTCCGAAGCGCTTCGTCCGGCTTAGCGGTGATCGATGACGCGAGTGATCGAGCCAGCAATGGCAACAACTCAGCTCGCAACGTCAAGTCGATCTCAACAGCCTGCTTCAAATGCTTCGCTGCCTGTGCGTGCCGTCCCATCGCATGCAAGGTCGCACCCAACATCCGATGCCCCTCCGAATCGCGGCCTTCCGGAAAGCCAAGGTCGTGAGCTCGTTGCAGATAAGGCAACGCCTTTTCCATTTGCTCATGTCGATCCCGCGGTGCGACGGCTTGGTTCGCTCTCGCGTGTGTGCCAGCACCGATCAAGAACTGCTGCATCGGGTACAGCTCCATGTGATCTTCGTTCAGCTGGTCCAACCCCGATCTCTCAGCGAGGTCGCCAGCGACCACGATGTTGCCCGCCACGTATTGGGCGGACGCCAAATTCATGGCTTGCACCGCATCGATCTCTCGACCGCCAGCCACGATCGAAAACATGTATGCAAATCCCACCATCGTAAACATCGTCACGAACGCGAGCGAAAGCACAGTGGTCTTGGACCGCTTGCTCGCCGGTGCGGGGTTGTCGTTCTTGGATTCGTCAGGATCAGCCACTTGGGCACCTCAATAGGGAGCCTCTCGCGATACCAAATCTCAAGTCCTGACCGCAACTGCGGCGTGAAAACACGAAAGAACTCTGATTCTCAGATCCCCCCAAACCTCACCAAACGGCCCGACAGCAGCGAAACGGACAGCCTAACGGGCAGACACGTCACCATCGGATCTCCGGACGGCTCTAGAAAACAACAGTTTTTTTTTCGTCACCGCCCCCTCCACCGCGTGTCGCAATTCCATACCAGCGACAGCCCCCAATACGCCGAGACACGCGGACTCCAAGCGATCGCGTCGCAGCGAATTTTCAATCGTTCAATCTTCCTGTTCAATTTGCATAATGGAACTCCACAGACCTCTAGCGGCCGCTAAGAGTGCCGGACCACCACTTTACACGTCTATGACGTACTTCCAGGGTCGTCGGCAACGAACTCAATTTGGCTGTCTGCGATTCTCCGCAATGCCCCGCCAGTTGGGTAGCGTGAGAAGACGACCTCGCTCGAACCATCACAGGCCCACTCCAGCGAATGTCGCAAATTCATTCCCGCAGGCCGCAATCCCGCGGTGTACTTGGCTCTTTCACCCCTACCCTGAGACGGTTTCTTTTCTTCTCTTCAATCTCATGGAGTTCTCATGCGCAATACATCTCGCGCGAACCAGCACGGTTTTACTTTGGTGGAACTGCTGGTTGTCATCGCCATCATTGGCGTCCTAGTTGGGTTGCTTCTTCCCGCGGTTCAAGCGGCTCGTGAAGCGGCCCGTCGAATGAGCTGCAGCAACAACTTCAAACAAATTGGTTTGGCGCTGCACAACTACCACTCGGCGTACAACCAAGTTCCTGAGCAGCAAGGCGGAACGCACGGAACCGGCACCAACGCTTGGTCCGCAGCAACAGGCAACAACCGTCTGGACCTCTCGTGCCTTGTCGGCTTGACCCCATTCTTCGAACAACAAGGCTTGTGGGAACAAATCAGCAATCCCTACCAGGTCACCGAGGGATCCGCCGGCATTGGCAACGTCTACGCTCCGATGGGCCCTTGGCCCGGCCGCCCACTCAACTCGGCGACCAATGCGGCCGGCGGCTTCTACGCTCCTTGGATGACCAGCCTTCCGATGCTGCGTTGCCCCAGTGACCCTGGCTTCGGCTTGCCCGGTCAAGGACGCACGAACTACGGACCATGCCTGGGCGACTCAACCGACACGACTTGGGGTGGCTATCGAAACCGAGCCAACGGTGTCGTGACAAGCAATTCGTCCTACCAATCTCGCGTTCGAGCCTCACAACGAGGATTCTTCCGCAACCAACAAAAATCTGCCTTCCGTGACGTCTTGGACGGTCTGTCCAACACGATCGCTTTTGGCGAAATCGTCACCGACTTGGGCGATAGCGACACTCGCACCAAACCAGTCGACGGGGCGGTCAACCTGCTGAACATCGGCGGCAACACCTCCTGCGAAGGCTTCGTCGATCCAGAGCGTCCTCAGTTTTGGCTTAGCTCCGCCCCCAAGGTCGGCAGCGACGAACAAACCCGAGGAATGAAGTGGGCTTACGGCAGTCCCGTCAGCCAACAAGTCTTCACGATGCTGACACCGAACTCTCCGTTGTGCATTAACAACACCAACATCGTTTCCATCGCGACCTGCCCAATGGGAAGTCGCCACCAAGGTGGATGCCACGTTCTGATGGGTGACGGTGCTGTCAGATTCATCACTGATTCGATCGATGCTGGTAACGCGGATCGCGGACAAGTCGGAGCTCACGCTCAACACAACGACCCAGAATCGACCCCAGGGTCAGAAAGTCCATACGGCTTGTGGGGTGCACTCGGCACCCGAAGCGCCAAAGAAGTCCTCTCGGGAGAATTTTGATCCAATGCGAATCGCCACCTCCAACCTTCTCGCTCTCGCACTGCTTGCGTTCATCGCAACGGCAGTCGGCTGCGGCGAATCAGAATCCGGTCCATCGTCCGACCCGGACCAAATCCAAGAATACCTGGATAACAATCCGGAAGCCGCAAACGCGGACATGGATCCACCACCAGATCCGCAAATGTAGTCTTCTGAAGACGATCGAATGAAATGACAAGACGCCGGCCATCCTTGGTCGGCGTTTTGCATTGAATGGCAACCAGCAGCCGCAATCTTACAACCAGTCACTAAAGCAACAACGCACCAAACACTTCACCAGCCTTACGATCGCAACGACAATTGCGAGAGGCGCACCGCTTCGGGCTGCGGAACGGTTGGTAATGACCGTCAGCTACCTTCTGCTGAAACAGTCGACTGGGCGTCTTGCCCAAACGCTACCCACCATTCACTTCACGCGCACTGGTTTATCCGCCAGCCACACGAGCAATTGGTCGCCTTTCACTGTATGAAGTGGCAAGGCACCTGAAGCATCCCGCACGGTCGCGAGCGAACCGTTCTTGCTCCATTTGTAAGTCCCCGGTGGCAGCAACACATCGACGTCCCCGCCGACAGTGGACTCGATCAATACCCATCGACATTGGCCAGCTTCCATGCGGCCACTGACAAGATACCCACCCTCACCACGAAAACGCACCATCTTCACATCAGGCCAACGAGTTGGCACGGCGGGAAAGACTGCCAGCTTTCCACCATGACTTTGCAGCATCATCTCTTGCATCGCCGTCGCACCATGCAACGGAGTCTCCATCACTGGCAAACCAATCTCTGAATAGAAAGTGTTCGGACGCAAGTACGGTCGCAGTTTCTCAAGGTACTCCAGTGCGGAATCACCATCGCCCAGCAGTGACGCCATGCAAGAACTGGCGGTGTAGGAATACCCAGCGATGCCTCGGCCAAACGAACGCCAATGATTGAGACTCCGCTCGATCAATTCACGGCTTTCTTCCGAGCGAGGAGTGATTGTTCGCAGCGGGTAGATCGCCATCAAATGAGACCAATGTCGATGCCCATTGGTCAACCAAACGTCTCTGCCAACCGCTCGGCCGGTCTCGTTTGTTTGCACCGCTACCAAGTTTTGCGATAGATCTCGCCACGTCGGCAACAACGGTTCGTCTTCCACGGACAACTGCTTCTCTTCAGCAAGCTCGATCAATCGGTCGATCCCCCAACGCAACAAATCCAAGTCATACGTGCAATCCTCAGCCAATCGATATTCAGGACTGAAGGTCCGCGGAAGATGCAGCGTTCCATCGACGTCGGGTTCTAAGAAATGCCGGTAATAATTAACCGCCCGAGTCAGTAAGGGATACAAGGTTTCATCACGGATCGAATCGTCAGCCCAATACCGACACTCCAGGTCAACGTTGTGCAACGCCCACAACAAATTGGCGCATTCCGCACCAATCTTTGGATCCATCTCGGGACGCCCCCCAGGCTGCCCCGCATGGGCGATTAGATCCCATCCCGATGACGATCGCCCAATCGCTGATGAATCATGGCGGTATGGCTCCGCAACATTTTCGATCAAACGCTCTTGGTTATCGTGCAACTTCTGACGAAGCGCTGAAACGGTCCCGCGACGATTCGCCGTGTACCCGCCCGCGTGAGACAACTGCACGTTGAGGTTCCACCAAGTCGCACTCCAAGCCGTCGGCTGCAACCAAGGCCCCTGGTTATCAATGATCCAACCTCGATCGCGAGTGGCGCACGCAAGCTTGTATTGCTGGATCCAATAGAAAGAATCCCAAAACGGATCCCCAGTCTGAAGAAAGCTTTGCGAGTAGTAGTTGTGCCACCATTCGCGATGGCTTCCGATCCAACTCTCGTGATCAGCACTCATCGCCGACCGAACCGCCGCGACAACACGATCGGATGCATCGGACTCCGGAAACGAGTGCTGGACACTCAACCACAACTGTGTCCGATCGGCGTCACGCTGCGTCGTCCATGCGACCGCGGTCTGGCCACCGGCCACCAAATCCTGGACGACCAATTGAATTCCGTCGTCTGTTTCGATGATCTTTGGCGTGGGATGCGAAGCCTTTCGTTCCGCCTTCGCTCGAACCGCCCTGGGGCTTTTCGCTAACGTCGGAACATAAACAAACTTGGCATCGCTCAGCTCACCAGTCGTTTGCAGTTCGCAATGAATCACCGGTTCGGTCGCGTGGGCAATCGCAGTCCACTTCGCATCCCCTTCGGCGGCTTGGATCGTCCCGCTGGCCTCGGCGTTCCACAACCCGATGCGAGACGCTCCACCGGAAATGTCCGCGGGCAATCGAAGTTCAAGATGTCCGATGAAGTGCCGTCCGCGGTTGAGCACTTCGACATGCTTTTCAGACAAATCGTCTTCTTGCCATGGTCGATGGTCGTGAGCAGCCGAACAACCAACATCGAACCGAACCGTCCGATCATCCACTTGATAAACCAGCGTGCCCTGTTCTCCATTTCCCGTGAACGGTGCCTCGTCCCATGAACGCGACATCGTGTCACGATGCCAATCGCATTGTTTGAGAAACGCGGGCCAATCAACGAGGTTGTCCAGTGAAATCGAGGGACGCGTTTCGTCGATTTCATGTTCACCGGTCACTTGAGCAGATCCCGTTTGACCGCCCATCAAACCACAACCAACCAACAACCCGCACCAAATGGAAACAACGAGCAAAACTTGATGACGAGCGGTGGGCGGATTCATAGACGCAATCACTTCGGGCGACAATTCAGAGACAGTCAACACACCGTGCTGATGTTAATCGCGGCCAAGAAAAAACACACCACACCCGCCAGCACTCGAGAGGCCTTTACCGAAAACCTTGACGGTGTTGCGATCGCCTGTATCGTCGACGCAAATCATTCTTGCAAATTCAATCCGGGTTCACCGCCAAATGCTCCAGCAAATACGACAGTACCGTAGAGTGCTCCACATCAGCTCCCTTGTAATGCAACTCGCATTCAACGCCTGACTCCCGGAGCTTCTCCTGCAACTTGACGCCAAAATTAGACGTGTGGGTTGGATCACCTTGTTTCTGACCGATCTTGGGTTCATCGCTGTAAAACATGTAGATCGGAGGGTCATCCGATGACACGTGCTCGATTGGTGAATAGGCCTTGATCCACGGCAGCAACCTTTCTCTCGCTTCCAAGAACCTCGCGAACTGGACCGGTTTCTTGTCACCCTTTTCCGCGAACTGACCGAACGCGTGCCCTCCGTACCAACTGTTCGGGGTCCACTCTCGCATTTGTTTTGGATCAAGCGTTGTTTGCGGACGGATCACAGCGGCCCCCATCAGACGCGTGGACTGGCGTGCGATTGGATTGTCACTGGATGGATCTTTCATGTCATCGTGCAACGCCAACCACAACGATGTGCATGCACCGGCGGATCCCCCCACTGCGATCATTCGATCCGGATCAATGCCAAACCGCTTTTTGTGATAGCGCACGAACTGCAACGCGGCAGCACAATCCGTCATGGGTGCTTTCACCGGCGGCGTGACATGCCCGGCCAAAGCATCTTGGATGTATCGATACTGAACAGAAATCACGGTGATCCCCGAATCAAGTAACTGCGGCAACATCCCCATCAAGTTTGCATCGGTCTGCGATCCACCACGCCATCCACCGCCGTGGATGTAAAAGACACACGGTGTGGGCTGATCCGAGCGACTGGTCGGCTTCCAATACATCAATTGTTGCTTGCGATGATCGCCGTACGAGATCCCGGTTTCGGTTGGCTCGGGATTAACGACCGCCTTGGGCGTTTGTGCAGCGACCGCTCCGGTGAAGCAGGCAGCAAAACAACCAGCTCGAAGAATGGATTGAGCAAGAATCATTTTGTTTCGCAGAAAAAAACGGAACCGTGTATGTGTCGAACATAGAAGTTCCGTAGTTCTACCCGATACGGCGTGCGAGTGTCGAAGGTCCTCCGCGAGATCGATCCATCCCATCTTCATCGTCTCCGTCACCAGCGCTCTTCGGTACAACCTTTGCTCGGTTCGCTCATTGATTTGGCACCCCAGGTTTTGCATGGCTGCCTGCCACCTACTCTTCCCCAACGAGTGGTGAGCGCAATCACGCACAACGTGAAAGCATTCGCTGCTCTCCCCCCCACAAACAACTTGGATGAACTCAATGAGACGAATCGAACGACACCGCCGTGCCACCCACTGCTTGGCCGTCGGGACCGCTGCCTTGTTTGGCCTTGGAGCGATCACTTCTTGGGCGCAGCCACCCACGCCCATCCCCGCTGGTATTGAGTCTTTCGATGAAGACTCGTCCCGGTCCGAGATGCAAGCATCCAACACGTCGGATGAAGAGGGAGTTGACTACCTCACCCGCGGCCCATTGCACGAAGCCTTCGCGGATCCTTATGCACGCGATCCCAAACCCAACCCTATCATCAGCGAGCAGCCGCCCGAGCCGATTGACGAGCTGCCACCGGAGTATCGGCCGGACGGAGACAATGTGCGTTGGATCCCCGGATACTGGGCTTGGGATGACGAGCGAGAAGACTTTTTGTGGATCAGCGGAGTGTGGCGAGACACCCCTCCGAATCGTCGCTGGGTAGCTGGCTATTGGGAAGAAGCTTCCAACGGTTTCCGCTGGGTTGATGGCTTCTGGACTGAATCGAACGCTCGCGAGGTTGCCTATTTGCCAGCACCATCGGAGTCAGTTGAGGAAGGTCCTTCAGCTCCTGCCCCCAGTGAAAACCATTTCTATGTCCCGGGCCACTGGACCTATCAAGCAAACGACTACCAGTGGCAACCAGGGTACTGGGCCAAAGCTCAACCCAACTGGGTTTGGGTTCCGTCGCAGTACTACTGGACACCGCGTGGCTGCGTCTATCGAAACGGATATTGGGACTACGACTTGCCTGACCGAGGCATCGTCTTCACACCGGTCTACTACCGGCAACGCACCTACACGCAACCAAACTATGTCTACCGACCACGGTACGCTCTGGATACAACGTCGGCGTTGCTGGTGAACCTATTCCTGCGTTCAAACACCAACCGCTACTACTTTGGTGACTACTACGGAAGCAACTACTCCAATTCGTATTACCCGTGGATCAACTATTCGCAACGCCGAAATTCCTATGACCCACTGTACGCGTACTATTCCGCCCGCGGTGTCGGTCAAAACTCAAGAACGCTGGATTGGATCAACCGTCGCTATGACTACTTCTCGAAGAATGACGGATTCCGACCGCCTCGTACAGTAGCTGACCAACGTCGCTTCCTTCAAACCAACGCTCAAAACACCGATGGCTTGGATTCAGGAATTTTACGAGTGGCAGCGATCGCTGAAAGCATGAACAGTCTGGTCAACGACGAGCGTTCTGGCTTGAATTTGCAACGTATCAACGATTCCGTACTGGACAACTTCCGGCGAGACATTCGCGAAACGACCAATGATCTGATCAATCGCCGTCGAGAATTCGAAGTCGGCTCGCGTTCGGAAACCGATGTTGATGCGGAAACGGATAACTCCGAGGCCTCCGCCAACGCGAACGTCGATACAAACGCACGATTGCAATTGCCCGAAGTGCTTCGAAATGCGAATGAAGAGACGAACCTACGGTCACGCTCGAATCAACGGGCGCGAACGAATGAGCGAGACGGCAATCCAATCGAACGCCTCGAACGACAATCGCGAGAAGCAACCGACGATGCGATCGGAGAGCTTCGTGAACGAGTCAACGATGGCCAAGGTCAAACGCGAAACGCCCGCGAACGGCTGGAAGGCGCTCGAGACAATCAGTCACCACGCGCAACCGATAACTTGCCGGCGAACGG of the Rhodopirellula baltica SH 1 genome contains:
- a CDS encoding OB-fold nucleic acid binding domain-containing protein, producing MISRLKCLALGTACFAFAVGCEPGTNETASTDADPTVILNEAPSDPLSLTEVKEQFTDEEAEAPNEITLVGKVDAGEFEAFEPNSATFMLSELPDEDHTGGDPDHADNCPFCKRRLANAPKAVVKLVDESGTVRATRADKLAGLSKGDVVTVSGTVSYDEGVNLITIQSQKIHIR
- a CDS encoding cold-shock protein, which produces MAEGTIKRLTDKGFGFIDTGGPKDLFFHCTNVEGASYDELQEGQKVTYTEGRGPKGPCAENVTPA
- a CDS encoding tetratricopeptide repeat protein, which encodes MADPDESKNDNPAPASKRSKTTVLSLAFVTMFTMVGFAYMFSIVAGGREIDAVQAMNLASAQYVAGNIVVAGDLAERSGLDQLNEDHMELYPMQQFLIGAGTHARANQAVAPRDRHEQMEKALPYLQRAHDLGFPEGRDSEGHRMLGATLHAMGRHAQAAKHLKQAVEIDLTLRAELLPLLARSLASSITAKPDEALRTIVAHLEESSLDARRRSEAEILRIELLNQLKRYDDSLPVIARVEEDISSEVTSQMPWALQLRDQLSLQRGLARVGRVIEALPPSISAQLIAGVPIVAGRELPPETKAELNDVIKVLDQLQREADPKVAGSARLLVAQSYLLLNDPDLALARLTQARQQRPFDDRGLEGGISEIELLASRGMGEDVAQTSRYLVREIGQSQFLDFPEIVRENVKQRIIDAIAMLRGAGQFAPAVETATVTSPVLGVASSHSQAGIAYRDWGEATLAAGLGPGGELSRDASVLAREQFRGAGDAFAAAAKEQFDTEEYVPTLWLAIESYQKGRHFSRSAILLEDYLRYEERGRIPRALVAHGRALLADGNAKGAIDSLQTCIIEYDRDPMRYDARLLAAQAAADLGDRERAREWLEDNLSDGQLTPQSPAWRDSLLTLGEMLFAESLSQTLKSRELKWNERVEALRSTRPTLQLAMRRLDEAVKRYWPMPRTQTAAYSLARGHLLTAELPEVELESTELQDTARRGLSQKANAGRQAALDQFAMLSNFLQNQQRDSDLSDKQRALLRNSLIGQADTLRDMGRFAEAADAYRDMALRYMNEPASLEAFLGQSQMMRKIGRVREADLLIRQANVVLGRIGAQWDDEFDMVTRYDRAGWERYLAWMVERLDQGAQLTNQTAP
- a CDS encoding DUF1559 domain-containing protein, with the protein product MRNTSRANQHGFTLVELLVVIAIIGVLVGLLLPAVQAAREAARRMSCSNNFKQIGLALHNYHSAYNQVPEQQGGTHGTGTNAWSAATGNNRLDLSCLVGLTPFFEQQGLWEQISNPYQVTEGSAGIGNVYAPMGPWPGRPLNSATNAAGGFYAPWMTSLPMLRCPSDPGFGLPGQGRTNYGPCLGDSTDTTWGGYRNRANGVVTSNSSYQSRVRASQRGFFRNQQKSAFRDVLDGLSNTIAFGEIVTDLGDSDTRTKPVDGAVNLLNIGGNTSCEGFVDPERPQFWLSSAPKVGSDEQTRGMKWAYGSPVSQQVFTMLTPNSPLCINNTNIVSIATCPMGSRHQGGCHVLMGDGAVRFITDSIDAGNADRGQVGAHAQHNDPESTPGSESPYGLWGALGTRSAKEVLSGEF
- a CDS encoding glycosyl hydrolase family 95 catalytic domain-containing protein yields the protein MLTVSELSPEVIASMNPPTARHQVLLVVSIWCGLLVGCGLMGGQTGSAQVTGEHEIDETRPSISLDNLVDWPAFLKQCDWHRDTMSRSWDEAPFTGNGEQGTLVYQVDDRTVRFDVGCSAAHDHRPWQEDDLSEKHVEVLNRGRHFIGHLELRLPADISGGASRIGLWNAEASGTIQAAEGDAKWTAIAHATEPVIHCELQTTGELSDAKFVYVPTLAKSPRAVRAKAERKASHPTPKIIETDDGIQLVVQDLVAGGQTAVAWTTQRDADRTQLWLSVQHSFPESDASDRVVAAVRSAMSADHESWIGSHREWWHNYYSQSFLQTGDPFWDSFYWIQQYKLACATRDRGWIIDNQGPWLQPTAWSATWWNLNVQLSHAGGYTANRRGTVSALRQKLHDNQERLIENVAEPYRHDSSAIGRSSSGWDLIAHAGQPGGRPEMDPKIGAECANLLWALHNVDLECRYWADDSIRDETLYPLLTRAVNYYRHFLEPDVDGTLHLPRTFSPEYRLAEDCTYDLDLLRWGIDRLIELAEEKQLSVEDEPLLPTWRDLSQNLVAVQTNETGRAVGRDVWLTNGHRHWSHLMAIYPLRTITPRSEESRELIERSLNHWRSFGRGIAGYSYTASSCMASLLGDGDSALEYLEKLRPYLRPNTFYSEIGLPVMETPLHGATAMQEMMLQSHGGKLAVFPAVPTRWPDVKMVRFRGEGGYLVSGRMEAGQCRWVLIESTVGGDVDVLLPPGTYKWSKNGSLATVRDASGALPLHTVKGDQLLVWLADKPVRVK
- a CDS encoding alpha/beta hydrolase, giving the protein MILAQSILRAGCFAACFTGAVAAQTPKAVVNPEPTETGISYGDHRKQQLMYWKPTSRSDQPTPCVFYIHGGGWRGGSQTDANLMGMLPQLLDSGITVISVQYRYIQDALAGHVTPPVKAPMTDCAAALQFVRYHKKRFGIDPDRMIAVGGSAGACTSLWLALHDDMKDPSSDNPIARQSTRLMGAAVIRPQTTLDPKQMREWTPNSWYGGHAFGQFAEKGDKKPVQFARFLEARERLLPWIKAYSPIEHVSSDDPPIYMFYSDEPKIGQKQGDPTHTSNFGVKLQEKLRESGVECELHYKGADVEHSTVLSYLLEHLAVNPD